In Ovis canadensis isolate MfBH-ARS-UI-01 breed Bighorn chromosome 3, ARS-UI_OviCan_v2, whole genome shotgun sequence, one DNA window encodes the following:
- the DENND6B gene encoding protein DENND6B isoform X12, translated as MDLGAGAGAGPKPARGRLGAPSSGMRAPGTPWARFSAWLECVCVVTFDLELGQALELVYPSDFQLTDKEKSSICYLSFPDSHSGCLGDTQFSFRIRQCGGQRRPGHAGEKHGDSGAPASLQREPAHYFGYVYFRQVKDSSVKRGYFQKSLVLLSRLPFVRLFQALLGLVAPEFFDKLAPCLEAVCNEIDQWPAPAPGRTLSLPVMGVVLQVHIPSRADTPEPGPPEPSGHETLLPAPVVLPSVHELDLFRCFRPVLAHVQLLWELMLLGEPLLVLAPSPAVSSEMVLALTSCLQPLKFCCDYRPYFTIHDSEFKEFTTRTQAPPNVVLGVTNPFFIKTLQHWPHILRVGEPKTSGDLPKQVKLKKPSRLKTLDTKPGPCSSSPPGTQRQALGAGRGGQWGWHSQRGCPHPQSRARGPLPSPGLYTAYTAHLHRDKALFRRLLKVPLGVGCSPWEGDPGLALWLSPGNSQGLQKKRPSDVQTAVLRRHLLELTQSFIIPLEHYMASLMPLQKGIVPWKTPPQIRPFRQDDFLHNLERSGPQLTCVLKGDWLGLYRWAAHRRGPGLPRPVGARTHLLAHGSPQPPPPCPDRRFFKSPHFDGWYRQRRREMAQKLEALHLEAICEANIELWMKDKSEVEVVDLILKLRERLVRAQGHQLPVKEATLKRARLYIDTAIGSLPKDLQAVLCPP; from the exons ATGGACCTGGGGGCCGGGGCCGGCGCCGGGCCGAAGCCGGCTCGCGGCCGCCTCGGCGCGCCGTCGTCCGGGATGCGGGCCCCGGGGACGCCCTGGGCACGCTTCTCGGCCTGGCTGGAGTGCGTGTGCGTGGTCACCTTCGACCTGGAGCTGGGCCAGGCGCTGGAG CTGGTGTACCCCAGTGACTTCCAGCTCACGGACAAGGAG AAAAGCAGCATCTGCTACCTGTCCTTTCCCGACTCCCACTCAG GCTGCCTTGGGGACACGCAGTTCAGCTTTCGTATCCGTCAGTGTGGAGGGCAGAGGCGCCCCGGGCACGCGGGTGAGAAGCACGGCGACAGTGGGGCCCCTGCGTCACTTCAG AGGGAGCCTGCACACTACTTTGGCTACGTGTACTTCAGGCAGGTGAAGGACAGCTCCGTGAAGCGGGGCTACTTCCAGAAG TCGCTGGTGCTGCTGTCCCGCCTGCCCTTCGTCCGGCTGTTCCAGGCGCTGCTGGGCCTGGTGGCCCCCGAGTTCTTCGACAAGCTGGCGCCCTGCCTGGAAGCAG TCTGCAACGAGATTGACCAGTGGCCGGCCCCCGCACCGGGGCGGACCCTGAGCCTGCCCGTCATGGGAGTCGTCCTCCAG GTGCACATCCCATCGAGAGCGGACACGCCTGAGCCCGGGCCTCCGGAGCCCAGCGGCCACGAG ACCCTGCTGCCAGCCCCAGTGGTCCTCCCCAGTGTCCACGAGCTGGACCTGTTCAG gtgCTTCCGGCCCGTGCTGGCCCACGTGCAGCTGCTGTGGGAGCTGATGCTCCTCGGGGAGCCCCTGCTGGTCCTGGCGCCCTCGCCCGCCGTGTCCTCAGAAATGGTCCTGGCGCTGACCAG CTGCCTGCAGCCCCTCAAGTTCTGCTGCGATTACCGCCCCTACTTCACCATCCATGACAGCGAGTTCAAGGAGTTCACCACGCGCACACAGGCCCC accAAACGTGGTCCTGGGAGTCACAAACCCTTTCTTTATCAAAACACTTCAGCACTGGCCCCACATTCTCCGAGTTGGGGAGCCCAAGACATCAG gggaccttcccaagcaGGTCAAACTGAAAAAGCCCTCGAGGCTGAAGACCCTGGACACGAAGCCAGGTCCGtgttcctcttctcctcccgggACCCAGAGACAGGCCTTGGGGGCGGGCAGGGGCGGGCAGTGGGGCTGGCACAGCCAGAGGgggtgcccccacccccagagcagaGCACGtggccctctgccctccccaggcCTCTACACCGCATACACGGCCCACCTCCACCGAGACAAGGCCTTGTTCAGACGGCTGCTGAAGGTACcgctgggggtggggtgctccCCATGGGAGGGGGACCCAGGCCTGGCACTTTGGCTCAGCCCTGGCAACTCCCAGGGCCTGCAGAAGAAGCGGCCGTCGGATGTGCAGACGGCGGTGCTGAGGCGGCACCTCTTGGAGCTCACTCAGAGCTTCATCATCCCTCTG GAGCACTACATGGCCAGCCTCATGCCGCTGCAGAAGGGCATCGTGCCCTGGAAG ACTCCTCCCCAGATCCGCCCCTTCCGCCAGGATGACTTCCTGCACAACCTGGAGCGATCGGGGCCCCAGCTCACCTGTGTCCTCAAGGGCGACTGGCTGGGCCTTTACAGGTGGGCGGCGCATCGGCGGGGTCCAGGGCTCCCGCGGCCGGTGGGCGCGCGCACCCACCTGTTAGCCCACGGGAGCCCACAGCCGCCGCCCCCCTGCCCTGACAGGCGGTTTTTCAAGTCCCCCCATTTTGACGGGTGGTATCGGCAGCGGCGCAGGGAGATGGCCCAGAAGCTTGAGGCCCTTCACCTCGAGGCCATCTGTGAGGCG AACATCGAGCTCTGGATGAAGGACAAGTCCGAGGTGGAGGTCGTGGATCTGATCCTAAAACTTCGGGAGAGGCTG GTTCGGGCACAGGGCCACCAGCTGCCTGTGAAGGAGGCGACCCTGAAGCGGGCACGGCTGTACATCGACACGGCCATCGGCTCCCTGCCCAAGGACCTGCAGGCCGTCCTGTGCCCTCCCTAG
- the DENND6B gene encoding protein DENND6B isoform X1: MDLGAGAGAGPKPARGRLGAPSSGMRAPGTPWARFSAWLECVCVVTFDLELGQALELVYPSDFQLTDKEKSSICYLSFPDSHSGCLGDTQFSFRIRQCGGQRRPGHAGEKHGDSGAPASLQREPAHYFGYVYFRQVKDSSVKRGYFQKVSPGVAPLGAGGSCHQKGLTALGSGASRSTPSSAALGTWCWAEPTTTQAGVWALWRPCLALPGPQPCPAQAPCPSLNWDVGGAPHHHLDDFSLELRNQSRRRLNPRETLPESWPRAFPKGLGSSSLCCGGGLLVPRQAVPETAILESRWDALPRQPWRAGPPTGWGGVSPAPGSLQSLVLLSRLPFVRLFQALLGLVAPEFFDKLAPCLEAVCNEIDQWPAPAPGRTLSLPVMGVVLQVHIPSRADTPEPGPPEPSGHETLLPAPVVLPSVHELDLFRCFRPVLAHVQLLWELMLLGEPLLVLAPSPAVSSEMVLALTSCLQPLKFCCDYRPYFTIHDSEFKEFTTRTQAPPNVVLGVTNPFFIKTLQHWPHILRVGEPKTSGDLPKQVKLKKPSRLKTLDTKPGPCSSSPPGTQRQALGAGRGGQWGWHSQRGCPHPQSRARGPLPSPGLYTAYTAHLHRDKALFRRLLKVPLGVGCSPWEGDPGLALWLSPGNSQGLQKKRPSDVQTAVLRRHLLELTQSFIIPLEHYMASLMPLQKGIVPWKTPPQIRPFRQDDFLHNLERSGPQLTCVLKGDWLGLYRWAAHRRGPGLPRPVGARTHLLAHGSPQPPPPCPDRRFFKSPHFDGWYRQRRREMAQKLEALHLEAICEANIELWMKDKSEVEVVDLILKLRERLVRAQGHQLPVKEATLKRARLYIDTAIGSLPKDLQAVLCPP, from the exons ATGGACCTGGGGGCCGGGGCCGGCGCCGGGCCGAAGCCGGCTCGCGGCCGCCTCGGCGCGCCGTCGTCCGGGATGCGGGCCCCGGGGACGCCCTGGGCACGCTTCTCGGCCTGGCTGGAGTGCGTGTGCGTGGTCACCTTCGACCTGGAGCTGGGCCAGGCGCTGGAG CTGGTGTACCCCAGTGACTTCCAGCTCACGGACAAGGAG AAAAGCAGCATCTGCTACCTGTCCTTTCCCGACTCCCACTCAG GCTGCCTTGGGGACACGCAGTTCAGCTTTCGTATCCGTCAGTGTGGAGGGCAGAGGCGCCCCGGGCACGCGGGTGAGAAGCACGGCGACAGTGGGGCCCCTGCGTCACTTCAG AGGGAGCCTGCACACTACTTTGGCTACGTGTACTTCAGGCAGGTGAAGGACAGCTCCGTGAAGCGGGGCTACTTCCAGAAGGTGAGCCCCGGGGTGGCTCCTCTGGGAGCTGGGGGCAGCTGCCATCAGAAGGGACTGACGGCCTTGGGGTCCGGAGCCTCCAGGAGCACCCCCTCCTCTGCAGCCCTGGGCACTTGGTGCTGGGCTGAGCCCACCACCACTCAGGCCGGGGTGTGGGCTCTGTGGAGGCCCTGCCTCGCCCTGCCCGGCCCGCAGCCTTGTCCGGcccaggctccctgcccctccctgaaCTGGGATGTGGGTGGGGCGCCTCATCACCATCTTGATGACTTCAGTCTTGAGCTCAGGAACCAGAGCAGAAGGCGCTTGAATCCCAGGGAGACCCTCCCAGAATCTTGGCCACGTGCCTTTCCCAAAGGCCTGGGCTCCAGCTCGCTCTGCTGTGGTGGTGGTCTTCTAGTCCCTCGTCAGGCTGTTCCTGAGACAGCCATCCTAGAAAGCCGGTGGGACGCCCTGCCCCGGCAGCCCTGGAGAGCCGGGCCCCCCACAGGCTGGGGCGGCGTCTCACCGGCCCCGGGGTCCCTGCAGTCGCTGGTGCTGCTGTCCCGCCTGCCCTTCGTCCGGCTGTTCCAGGCGCTGCTGGGCCTGGTGGCCCCCGAGTTCTTCGACAAGCTGGCGCCCTGCCTGGAAGCAG TCTGCAACGAGATTGACCAGTGGCCGGCCCCCGCACCGGGGCGGACCCTGAGCCTGCCCGTCATGGGAGTCGTCCTCCAG GTGCACATCCCATCGAGAGCGGACACGCCTGAGCCCGGGCCTCCGGAGCCCAGCGGCCACGAG ACCCTGCTGCCAGCCCCAGTGGTCCTCCCCAGTGTCCACGAGCTGGACCTGTTCAG gtgCTTCCGGCCCGTGCTGGCCCACGTGCAGCTGCTGTGGGAGCTGATGCTCCTCGGGGAGCCCCTGCTGGTCCTGGCGCCCTCGCCCGCCGTGTCCTCAGAAATGGTCCTGGCGCTGACCAG CTGCCTGCAGCCCCTCAAGTTCTGCTGCGATTACCGCCCCTACTTCACCATCCATGACAGCGAGTTCAAGGAGTTCACCACGCGCACACAGGCCCC accAAACGTGGTCCTGGGAGTCACAAACCCTTTCTTTATCAAAACACTTCAGCACTGGCCCCACATTCTCCGAGTTGGGGAGCCCAAGACATCAG gggaccttcccaagcaGGTCAAACTGAAAAAGCCCTCGAGGCTGAAGACCCTGGACACGAAGCCAGGTCCGtgttcctcttctcctcccgggACCCAGAGACAGGCCTTGGGGGCGGGCAGGGGCGGGCAGTGGGGCTGGCACAGCCAGAGGgggtgcccccacccccagagcagaGCACGtggccctctgccctccccaggcCTCTACACCGCATACACGGCCCACCTCCACCGAGACAAGGCCTTGTTCAGACGGCTGCTGAAGGTACcgctgggggtggggtgctccCCATGGGAGGGGGACCCAGGCCTGGCACTTTGGCTCAGCCCTGGCAACTCCCAGGGCCTGCAGAAGAAGCGGCCGTCGGATGTGCAGACGGCGGTGCTGAGGCGGCACCTCTTGGAGCTCACTCAGAGCTTCATCATCCCTCTG GAGCACTACATGGCCAGCCTCATGCCGCTGCAGAAGGGCATCGTGCCCTGGAAG ACTCCTCCCCAGATCCGCCCCTTCCGCCAGGATGACTTCCTGCACAACCTGGAGCGATCGGGGCCCCAGCTCACCTGTGTCCTCAAGGGCGACTGGCTGGGCCTTTACAGGTGGGCGGCGCATCGGCGGGGTCCAGGGCTCCCGCGGCCGGTGGGCGCGCGCACCCACCTGTTAGCCCACGGGAGCCCACAGCCGCCGCCCCCCTGCCCTGACAGGCGGTTTTTCAAGTCCCCCCATTTTGACGGGTGGTATCGGCAGCGGCGCAGGGAGATGGCCCAGAAGCTTGAGGCCCTTCACCTCGAGGCCATCTGTGAGGCG AACATCGAGCTCTGGATGAAGGACAAGTCCGAGGTGGAGGTCGTGGATCTGATCCTAAAACTTCGGGAGAGGCTG GTTCGGGCACAGGGCCACCAGCTGCCTGTGAAGGAGGCGACCCTGAAGCGGGCACGGCTGTACATCGACACGGCCATCGGCTCCCTGCCCAAGGACCTGCAGGCCGTCCTGTGCCCTCCCTAG
- the DENND6B gene encoding protein DENND6B isoform X13 — MDLGAGAGAGPKPARGRLGAPSSGMRAPGTPWARFSAWLECVCVVTFDLELGQALELVYPSDFQLTDKEKSSICYLSFPDSHSGCLGDTQFSFRIRQCGGQRRPGHAGEKHGDSGAPASLQREPAHYFGYVYFRQVKDSSVKRGYFQKSLVLLSRLPFVRLFQALLGLVAPEFFDKLAPCLEAVCNEIDQWPAPAPGRTLSLPVMGVVLQVHIPSRADTPEPGPPEPSGHETLLPAPVVLPSVHELDLFRCFRPVLAHVQLLWELMLLGEPLLVLAPSPAVSSEMVLALTSCLQPLKFCCDYRPYFTIHDSEFKEFTTRTQAPPNVVLGVTNPFFIKTLQHWPHILRVGEPKTSGDLPKQVKLKKPSRLKTLDTKPGPCSSSPPGTQRQALGAGRGGQWGWHSQRGCPHPQSRARGPLPSPGLYTAYTAHLHRDKALFRRLLKGLQKKRPSDVQTAVLRRHLLELTQSFIIPLEHYMASLMPLQKGIVPWKTPPQIRPFRQDDFLHNLERSGPQLTCVLKGDWLGLYRWAAHRRGPGLPRPVGARTHLLAHGSPQPPPPCPDRRFFKSPHFDGWYRQRRREMAQKLEALHLEAICEANIELWMKDKSEVEVVDLILKLRERLVRAQGHQLPVKEATLKRARLYIDTAIGSLPKDLQAVLCPP, encoded by the exons ATGGACCTGGGGGCCGGGGCCGGCGCCGGGCCGAAGCCGGCTCGCGGCCGCCTCGGCGCGCCGTCGTCCGGGATGCGGGCCCCGGGGACGCCCTGGGCACGCTTCTCGGCCTGGCTGGAGTGCGTGTGCGTGGTCACCTTCGACCTGGAGCTGGGCCAGGCGCTGGAG CTGGTGTACCCCAGTGACTTCCAGCTCACGGACAAGGAG AAAAGCAGCATCTGCTACCTGTCCTTTCCCGACTCCCACTCAG GCTGCCTTGGGGACACGCAGTTCAGCTTTCGTATCCGTCAGTGTGGAGGGCAGAGGCGCCCCGGGCACGCGGGTGAGAAGCACGGCGACAGTGGGGCCCCTGCGTCACTTCAG AGGGAGCCTGCACACTACTTTGGCTACGTGTACTTCAGGCAGGTGAAGGACAGCTCCGTGAAGCGGGGCTACTTCCAGAAG TCGCTGGTGCTGCTGTCCCGCCTGCCCTTCGTCCGGCTGTTCCAGGCGCTGCTGGGCCTGGTGGCCCCCGAGTTCTTCGACAAGCTGGCGCCCTGCCTGGAAGCAG TCTGCAACGAGATTGACCAGTGGCCGGCCCCCGCACCGGGGCGGACCCTGAGCCTGCCCGTCATGGGAGTCGTCCTCCAG GTGCACATCCCATCGAGAGCGGACACGCCTGAGCCCGGGCCTCCGGAGCCCAGCGGCCACGAG ACCCTGCTGCCAGCCCCAGTGGTCCTCCCCAGTGTCCACGAGCTGGACCTGTTCAG gtgCTTCCGGCCCGTGCTGGCCCACGTGCAGCTGCTGTGGGAGCTGATGCTCCTCGGGGAGCCCCTGCTGGTCCTGGCGCCCTCGCCCGCCGTGTCCTCAGAAATGGTCCTGGCGCTGACCAG CTGCCTGCAGCCCCTCAAGTTCTGCTGCGATTACCGCCCCTACTTCACCATCCATGACAGCGAGTTCAAGGAGTTCACCACGCGCACACAGGCCCC accAAACGTGGTCCTGGGAGTCACAAACCCTTTCTTTATCAAAACACTTCAGCACTGGCCCCACATTCTCCGAGTTGGGGAGCCCAAGACATCAG gggaccttcccaagcaGGTCAAACTGAAAAAGCCCTCGAGGCTGAAGACCCTGGACACGAAGCCAGGTCCGtgttcctcttctcctcccgggACCCAGAGACAGGCCTTGGGGGCGGGCAGGGGCGGGCAGTGGGGCTGGCACAGCCAGAGGgggtgcccccacccccagagcagaGCACGtggccctctgccctccccaggcCTCTACACCGCATACACGGCCCACCTCCACCGAGACAAGGCCTTGTTCAGACGGCTGCTGAAG GGCCTGCAGAAGAAGCGGCCGTCGGATGTGCAGACGGCGGTGCTGAGGCGGCACCTCTTGGAGCTCACTCAGAGCTTCATCATCCCTCTG GAGCACTACATGGCCAGCCTCATGCCGCTGCAGAAGGGCATCGTGCCCTGGAAG ACTCCTCCCCAGATCCGCCCCTTCCGCCAGGATGACTTCCTGCACAACCTGGAGCGATCGGGGCCCCAGCTCACCTGTGTCCTCAAGGGCGACTGGCTGGGCCTTTACAGGTGGGCGGCGCATCGGCGGGGTCCAGGGCTCCCGCGGCCGGTGGGCGCGCGCACCCACCTGTTAGCCCACGGGAGCCCACAGCCGCCGCCCCCCTGCCCTGACAGGCGGTTTTTCAAGTCCCCCCATTTTGACGGGTGGTATCGGCAGCGGCGCAGGGAGATGGCCCAGAAGCTTGAGGCCCTTCACCTCGAGGCCATCTGTGAGGCG AACATCGAGCTCTGGATGAAGGACAAGTCCGAGGTGGAGGTCGTGGATCTGATCCTAAAACTTCGGGAGAGGCTG GTTCGGGCACAGGGCCACCAGCTGCCTGTGAAGGAGGCGACCCTGAAGCGGGCACGGCTGTACATCGACACGGCCATCGGCTCCCTGCCCAAGGACCTGCAGGCCGTCCTGTGCCCTCCCTAG
- the DENND6B gene encoding protein DENND6B isoform X10 has protein sequence MDLGAGAGAGPKPARGRLGAPSSGMRAPGTPWARFSAWLECVCVVTFDLELGQALELVYPSDFQLTDKEKSSICYLSFPDSHSGCLGDTQFSFRIRQCGGQRRPGHAGEKHGDSGAPASLQREPAHYFGYVYFRQVKDSSVKRGYFQKVSPGVAPLGAGGSCHQKGLTALGSGASRSTPSSAALGTWCWAEPTTTQAGVWALWRPCLALPGPQPCPAQAPCPSLNWDVGGAPHHHLDDFSLELRNQSRRRLNPRETLPESWPRAFPKGLGSSSLCCGGGLLVPRQAVPETAILESRWDALPRQPWRAGPPTGWGGVSPAPGSLQSLVLLSRLPFVRLFQALLGLVAPEFFDKLAPCLEAVCNEIDQWPAPAPGRTLSLPVMGVVLQVHIPSRADTPEPGPPEPSGHETLLPAPVVLPSVHELDLFRCFRPVLAHVQLLWELMLLGEPLLVLAPSPAVSSEMVLALTSCLQPLKFCCDYRPYFTIHDSEFKEFTTRTQAPGPSQAGQTEKALEAEDPGHEARPLHRIHGPPPPRQGLVQTAAEGTAGGGVLPMGGGPRPGTLAQPWQLPGPAEEAAVGCADGGAEAAPLGAHSELHHPSGEASTGRGTGDGGQGRAAAQTHCPPAPRSTTWPASCRCRRASCPGRLLPRSAPSARMTSCTTWSDRGPSSPVSSRATGWAFTGGFSSPPILTGGIGSGAGRWPRSLRPFTSRPSNIELWMKDKSEVEVVDLILKLRERLVRAQGHQLPVKEATLKRARLYIDTAIGSLPKDLQAVLCPP, from the exons ATGGACCTGGGGGCCGGGGCCGGCGCCGGGCCGAAGCCGGCTCGCGGCCGCCTCGGCGCGCCGTCGTCCGGGATGCGGGCCCCGGGGACGCCCTGGGCACGCTTCTCGGCCTGGCTGGAGTGCGTGTGCGTGGTCACCTTCGACCTGGAGCTGGGCCAGGCGCTGGAG CTGGTGTACCCCAGTGACTTCCAGCTCACGGACAAGGAG AAAAGCAGCATCTGCTACCTGTCCTTTCCCGACTCCCACTCAG GCTGCCTTGGGGACACGCAGTTCAGCTTTCGTATCCGTCAGTGTGGAGGGCAGAGGCGCCCCGGGCACGCGGGTGAGAAGCACGGCGACAGTGGGGCCCCTGCGTCACTTCAG AGGGAGCCTGCACACTACTTTGGCTACGTGTACTTCAGGCAGGTGAAGGACAGCTCCGTGAAGCGGGGCTACTTCCAGAAGGTGAGCCCCGGGGTGGCTCCTCTGGGAGCTGGGGGCAGCTGCCATCAGAAGGGACTGACGGCCTTGGGGTCCGGAGCCTCCAGGAGCACCCCCTCCTCTGCAGCCCTGGGCACTTGGTGCTGGGCTGAGCCCACCACCACTCAGGCCGGGGTGTGGGCTCTGTGGAGGCCCTGCCTCGCCCTGCCCGGCCCGCAGCCTTGTCCGGcccaggctccctgcccctccctgaaCTGGGATGTGGGTGGGGCGCCTCATCACCATCTTGATGACTTCAGTCTTGAGCTCAGGAACCAGAGCAGAAGGCGCTTGAATCCCAGGGAGACCCTCCCAGAATCTTGGCCACGTGCCTTTCCCAAAGGCCTGGGCTCCAGCTCGCTCTGCTGTGGTGGTGGTCTTCTAGTCCCTCGTCAGGCTGTTCCTGAGACAGCCATCCTAGAAAGCCGGTGGGACGCCCTGCCCCGGCAGCCCTGGAGAGCCGGGCCCCCCACAGGCTGGGGCGGCGTCTCACCGGCCCCGGGGTCCCTGCAGTCGCTGGTGCTGCTGTCCCGCCTGCCCTTCGTCCGGCTGTTCCAGGCGCTGCTGGGCCTGGTGGCCCCCGAGTTCTTCGACAAGCTGGCGCCCTGCCTGGAAGCAG TCTGCAACGAGATTGACCAGTGGCCGGCCCCCGCACCGGGGCGGACCCTGAGCCTGCCCGTCATGGGAGTCGTCCTCCAG GTGCACATCCCATCGAGAGCGGACACGCCTGAGCCCGGGCCTCCGGAGCCCAGCGGCCACGAG ACCCTGCTGCCAGCCCCAGTGGTCCTCCCCAGTGTCCACGAGCTGGACCTGTTCAG gtgCTTCCGGCCCGTGCTGGCCCACGTGCAGCTGCTGTGGGAGCTGATGCTCCTCGGGGAGCCCCTGCTGGTCCTGGCGCCCTCGCCCGCCGTGTCCTCAGAAATGGTCCTGGCGCTGACCAG CTGCCTGCAGCCCCTCAAGTTCTGCTGCGATTACCGCCCCTACTTCACCATCCATGACAGCGAGTTCAAGGAGTTCACCACGCGCACACAGGCCCC gggaccttcccaagcaGGTCAAACTGAAAAAGCCCTCGAGGCTGAAGACCCTGGACACGAAGCCAG gcCTCTACACCGCATACACGGCCCACCTCCACCGAGACAAGGCCTTGTTCAGACGGCTGCTGAAGGTACcgctgggggtggggtgctccCCATGGGAGGGGGACCCAGGCCTGGCACTTTGGCTCAGCCCTGGCAACTCCCAGGGCCTGCAGAAGAAGCGGCCGTCGGATGTGCAGACGGCGGTGCTGAGGCGGCACCTCTTGGAGCTCACTCAGAGCTTCATCATCCCTCTGGTGAGGCCAGCACGGGGCGGGGGACGGGGGATGGGGGACAGGGGCGGGCTGCGGCCCAGACTCACTGCCCTCCCGCCCCCAGGAGCACTACATGGCCAGCCTCATGCCGCTGCAGAAGGGCATCGTGCCCTGGAAG ACTCCTCCCCAGATCCGCCCCTTCCGCCAGGATGACTTCCTGCACAACCTGGAGCGATCGGGGCCCCAGCTCACCTGTGTCCTCAAGGGCGACTGGCTGGGCCTTTACAG GCGGTTTTTCAAGTCCCCCCATTTTGACGGGTGGTATCGGCAGCGGCGCAGGGAGATGGCCCAGAAGCTTGAGGCCCTTCACCTCGAGGCCATCT AACATCGAGCTCTGGATGAAGGACAAGTCCGAGGTGGAGGTCGTGGATCTGATCCTAAAACTTCGGGAGAGGCTG GTTCGGGCACAGGGCCACCAGCTGCCTGTGAAGGAGGCGACCCTGAAGCGGGCACGGCTGTACATCGACACGGCCATCGGCTCCCTGCCCAAGGACCTGCAGGCCGTCCTGTGCCCTCCCTAG